In the Nitrospinota bacterium genome, GCAAGCTCCATCTGGAAGGAGCATATTGTGGCAACCCAGTTCCACCCGGAGAAGAGCCAGACCGTGGGCCTCAAGATTATCAAAGCCTTTGGAGCGCTTGTAGGGTGATTCTATATCCCGCCATCGACATCCAGGGGGGCCGGTGCGTCCGCCTGTTTCAGGGACGGATGGAAGAGGCGACGGTCTACGGGGATGATCCGGCGGCGATGGCCCGCCGCTGGGTAGATGAAGGAGCCGGGGCCCTCCACGTTGTCGACCTCGATGGTGCGCGGAATGGTCGGCCCCAGAATGTTGATGAAGTGCTCGCCATTCGCAGCGCGGTGGCCGTTCCCATCCAGGTCGGCGGAGGGCTGCGCTCCCACGAGGCCGCGGAGGCCTATCTCGAGGCGGGAATCGAGCGGGTAGTGCTCGGCACGCGGGCGGCGGTGGACGCGGATTTTCTCGCAGAGCTTTGCGCAGCCCACCCCGGCCGGGTGGCGGTGGGCATTGACGCCCGGGACGGCCGGGTGGCCCTTAAGGGCTGGACGGAGATCATCCCACTCGAAGCGGGCGAGCTCGCCCGGAGGGTCGAGAAAATTGGAGCCTCAGCGATAATCTATACCGACATCGCCCGCGACGGTACCCTCACGGGGCCGAACGTGGAGGCCGTCGCGGCCGTGGCCCGAGGGGTAGCGCTCCCGGTCATCGCCTCAGGCGGGGTCGCTACGGTCGAGGACCTTCGCTCGCTCAAGGCCCTGGCTGCCGACGGGGTCGAAGGCGTCATCGTGGGAAAGGCTCTCTACGAGGGGACCGTCTCGGTCGCCGAGGCCCTGTCGGTCCTGTCGGAGCCGTGAGCGATGCTCGCCAAGCGGGTCATACCGTGCCTCGATGTCCGAGACGGTCGCGTGGTCAAAGGAGTAAAGTTCGTCAACATCCGCGATGCCGGCGACCCTGTGGAGGTGGCCCACATTTACGATGAACAGGGCGCCGACGAGGTGGTCTTTCTTGACATCACCGCCAGCCACGAGCGGCGTAAGATTCTCCTGGATGTGGTCCAGGTCACGGCCGAGCGCTGCTTCATGCCCCTTACGGTCGGCGGCGGTGTCCGCGACATAGACGACATCCGGACCCTGCTCCAAAACGGGGCCGACAAGGTGGCCATCAACACGGCGGCGGTCAGGGACCCCAAAGCGGTTGAGCGCGGGGCGAGGCGATTCGGAAGCCAGTGCATTGTGGTGGCCATAGATGCCAAGCGGCGCACCGGCGTGGAGCCTTCCTCTTGGGAGGTCTACACCCACGGGGGGCGGACCCCTACTGGGCTCGACGCCGTAGAGTGGGCCGTCGAGGTGGAGCGGTTGGGAGCGGGGGAGATTCTGTTGACCAGCATGGACCGAGACGGCACCAAAGACGGCTACGACCTCGAGCTCACCCGGATGGTGAGCGATGCGGTGGGCATCCCGGTCATCGCCTCAGGGGGCGTGGGAACCCTGGAGCACCTCTACGAGGGGCTTGCCGAAGGGAAGGCCGACGCCGTGCTCGCGGCCAGCATCTTCCACTACCGTGAATACACGGTGGGCGAGGCGAAGGCCTATCTAAAAGAGCGGGGCATCCCCGTCCGTCTGTAAGGAGGAGAAGCCCATGGAGGTCGACATACCAGCG is a window encoding:
- the hisF gene encoding imidazole glycerol phosphate synthase subunit HisF yields the protein MLAKRVIPCLDVRDGRVVKGVKFVNIRDAGDPVEVAHIYDEQGADEVVFLDITASHERRKILLDVVQVTAERCFMPLTVGGGVRDIDDIRTLLQNGADKVAINTAAVRDPKAVERGARRFGSQCIVVAIDAKRRTGVEPSSWEVYTHGGRTPTGLDAVEWAVEVERLGAGEILLTSMDRDGTKDGYDLELTRMVSDAVGIPVIASGGVGTLEHLYEGLAEGKADAVLAASIFHYREYTVGEAKAYLKERGIPVRL
- the hisA gene encoding 1-(5-phosphoribosyl)-5-[(5-phosphoribosylamino)methylideneamino]imidazole-4-carboxamide isomerase → MILYPAIDIQGGRCVRLFQGRMEEATVYGDDPAAMARRWVDEGAGALHVVDLDGARNGRPQNVDEVLAIRSAVAVPIQVGGGLRSHEAAEAYLEAGIERVVLGTRAAVDADFLAELCAAHPGRVAVGIDARDGRVALKGWTEIIPLEAGELARRVEKIGASAIIYTDIARDGTLTGPNVEAVAAVARGVALPVIASGGVATVEDLRSLKALAADGVEGVIVGKALYEGTVSVAEALSVLSEP